The nucleotide window AATTAACAGGGAAAAAATAAATATTGAAAAAAACGGATTTTTGGTAAAAGAATTGCTGTTTGAAGAAAAAGAAAGGCTTAATCCTGTTATTATTGAATAAGTTTTGAAGTAAAAGGAGGAAAAGTGGGAATACTTATAATATTTAACATATTATTTATGATATTTTTCTTTGTGATAGCGTACATATCAATAAGATATTTTTTAAATCAGATAGAAAAATATCCGAGAATAACACTTGATGAAGTATATAATAATAAAAAGTTAAGACAGAAATATAATGTTGAAGAAAAAGTCAATCCTATGGATTACGGATTTGCTTATAAAGAAGTGGCGTATAAGTCGGGAAAAGTCCAATTATACGGATGGCTAATAGATAATAAGAAAAACGATAAAATCGTTGTGATTTCTCACGGAAGAGGAGTAAACAGACTGGCTGTATTGCAGTATTTACAAATATTTAAAGAGACGGGTCTTGAGAACGAATACAGTTTTTTTATACCTGATTTGAGAAATTCGGGTAAATCCGATGAAGCTAAAACTAAAATGGGGTATTGCTTCGGTCAGGATATTTTTCATACAATGGAGATGCTTCATGAAAAGTATGGTAAAAACAGTTTTATTCTTTACGGCTTTTCTCAGGGAGGTATGGGATCCGCAATAGCAGCAAAACTTTACAGTAACGAACTTAGAAAAAAAGGGATAAAAGTCGAAAAACTTATACTTGACAGTTCTATTTCCAACGTGAGAAAAAGAGTAAAGCAGGATGCGGCTAAAAGGAAAGTGCCGAAATTTATAGTGAGTGTAGTAACGAGAGTGTTTAATTTAAGAGTGGGGAATAAACTGGATAAATTAAGATTTTCCTATTTGCTTAGAAGAATACCGACTCTTATAATTCAGACGAAAAGCGATAAAGCTACTACTTACGGTATGTTAATGGAAGAATATAACGATATTGCTCAATATAAAAATATATATCTGAAAGTATTTGAAAGAGGGTCTCATACGAGAATTTACCCTGATTACAAAGAAGAATATACAGATACTGTAGGACGTTTTCTCAAAGGAGAACTTTCTGAAAACGGAAATGTTGTTAAGAATGATGAAAATCCCGAAAACAATAAAGAAATAAAAAGTCCGAACGAAGAAAAAGAAACTGGATATTATGAAAATTTTTCGGATTTTGACTATGATGAAGAAAATTAAATAAAAAGGGAGACGGTGAGAGAAATATATGTCAAAGTTGACAAAAAAGACTTATTTAATATACGGAATGGGAGTTTCGTATTTTATACTGGATCAGCTTTATAATCAGTGGCTGTCTTATTATTATCTGCCGCCGGGAACAGAACACAGTTTAAAGCCGTTATTAAAGCCGTCGTATCTGGTGCTGGCATATCTGTTTGCAAGGCTTATAGATGCAATATCGGATCCGCTTGTGGGTTATTGGTCGGATAATTCAAAATCGAAGTTCGGAAGAAGATCCTTTTTTATGATGATAGGCGGACTGCCATTGGGAATATTAATGGTTATGTATTTTTTCCCTCCTAAAGATTCTCAAATACATACATTGTTTTATCTGTCCATAATCGGAGGTCTCTTTTTTACCGCGTATACCTTGGTCGGAGGGCCTTATAATGCATTGATTCCCGATTTGGCAAGAACAAAAGAGGAAAGGCTTAATCTGTCCACTGTACAGTCTACCTTCAGGTTGATATTTACAGGGATAGCATTAGTGCTGCCGGGATATATGATAAGTATGCTCGGCAAAGGAAATACAGAATGGGGAATAAGAAAAACAGTTATAATACTTACAGTATTTGCAATAATAGGGATTTATATATGTGTTTTTTTTCTGAAAGAAAAAGAACTCGTTAAAGATAATGAAAAGCACGAATCTATAGGATTTAAGTCGTCGTTAAAATATCTGATGAGAAAAGAAATATTACTTTATTTTGCGGGATTTTTCTTTTTTTTTAGCGGATTTAATATATTAAGAGGAGTTCTTACTTATTATCTGACTATAATAATGGAACTTCCTATAAAACAAATGACTGTTATATCTGCGATATTGTTCGGTATGGCAGGAATATGTTTTCCGATTACAAATATGCTGGGGAAAAAATTCAGTTACAAAAAAATATTGGTATTGGATATTATGCTTTTAATAGCAGGAACAGTAGGATTACTTTTTGTAAACAGCAGTATAAGCTGGTTGGCATATATTATGCTTGTTATTTGCGGAACAGGGCTTAGCGGCTCGGCGTTTATTTTCCCTCAGGCTATGCTGAGTGAAATATCTGCCAAAATTTCTGAAACGGAAAAAGTAAGTCTGGAAGGCTTTATGTTCGGAATACAGGGACTGTTTCTGAAATTGGCATTTCTTGTGCAGCAGTCGGTAGTTTCCCTTGTAATAATAGCAGGAAGTATACCTGATGCTCAGGGACGTAAAAGTGCCACAGGATTGGGTGTAAGAAGTACACTCGTAGTGGCATTAGTATTATTCGGAATATCATTAGTTTTTTATAAATTAAAAAAAGAAGATTAAAAATATGGAGGTTTTTATGGAAATTAAAGAATTGAAAGAAAAAGCGAAGGAGATTAGAAAAGACATCGTTGAGATGATTTACAGAGCAAAATCGGGTCATCCGGGAGGTTCTCTTTCGATTGCCGATATTATGGCTGTATTGTATTGGAGTGAAATGAGGGTAGATCCTCAAAATCCTAAAGACGAAAAAAGAGACAGATTTGTATTGAGTAAAGGACATGCTGCACCGGCACTTTATGCAACATTAATAGAAAAAGGATATGTAAGTAAAGACTTGATACCTACTCTTAGAAGATGGGGGTCGCCTTTGCAAGGACATCCTGACATGAAAAAACTTTCAGGAGTGGAAATGTCTACGGGATCTTTAGGTCAAGGATTGTCAGTAGCAAACGGAATGGCTTTAAGTTCAAAAATATACAATAATGATTACAGAGTTTACACTATATTAGGTGACGGAGAATTACAGGAAGGTCAAATATGGGAAGCGGCTATGACTGCAGCTCACTATAAACTTGATAATCTTGTAGCGATAGTGGATTATAACAACTTGCAAATAGACGGAAAAGTATCGGATGTAATGGATGTTTATCCTGTAGCTGACAAATTTAAAGCGTTTAACTGGAATGTTATTGAAATAGACGGGCATAATTACGAAGAGATAATAAAAGCATTTGAAAAAGCGAGAGAAGTAAAAGGACAACCTACAGTTATAGTTGCAAAAACTGTAAAAGGAAAAGGTGTTTCATTCATGGAAAACAATGCCGGATTCCACGGAGCGGCTCCTAATGACGAGGAGTACAAAAAAGCAATGGAAGAATTACAATAGGAGGTTATGAAAATGGAAAAAAAATCGACAAGACAAGCCTATGGAGAGGCATTAGTAAAATTAGGAAAAGAAAATAAAGATGTAGTAGTATTGGAAGCGGATTTGTCAAAATCTACAATGACAGTATTTTTCAAAAAAGAATTTCCTGAAAGACATATAAATGTAGGGATAGCTGAAGCGGATCTTATGGGAACTGCGGCAGGGATAGCTACAACAGGCAAAATACCTTTTGCATCAACATTTGCACACTTTGCAGCAGGAAGAGCGTTTGACCAGATAAGAAACAGTATAGTTTATCCTAAACTTAATGTAAAAATATGTCCTACACATGCCGGAATATCTTTAGGAGAAGACGGAGGATCACATCAGTCGATAGAAGATATGGCTCTTATGAGATCCTTGCCGGGAATGGTAGTACTTTCCCCTGCGGATGCTGTTGAGACTGAAAAGGCGGTTATGGCTGCGGCAAAATATGAAGGACCTGTTTATATAAGACTGGGAAGACTTAATATACCTGTGTTGTTTGATGACAGTTATAATTTTGAAATAGGAAAAGCTGTAACATTAAGCGAAGGAAATGATGTGGCTATTATTGCTACAGGATTAATGGTATATGAAGCTGTAGAAGCTGCAAAATTGCTTGAAAAAGAAGGAATAAAAGCAAGAGTTATAAATATGTCCACAATAAAACCTCTGGATAAAGATACGGTTTTAAAAGCTGCTAAAGAATGTAAATTTATCGTAACAAGTGAAGAACATTCAGTAGTCGGAGGACTTGGAAGTGCAGTTTCCGAATATTTATCCGAAGTGCATCCGACTAAAGTTATAAAACACGGTATATATGATGTGTTTGGACAAAGTGCTGACGGAGAAACAATGTTGAATAACTATAAATTAAGAGCAAAAGATATAGCTGAAGTAGTATTAAATAATAAATAAATTAAAAAACAGATAGTTGTATTAAATAAATAATGGAGGTAGTAACAGATGTTTAGTCCTATTCAAGAAACTTTTAGAAATATAAGTAAGGAGAAAGGATTGTTTTTTTCATCATTAATTTCTTTAATAACAATATTCGTATTATTGGATACATTTATTTTCGGTGTATTCAATTTGAACGATTTTAAAGCAAAGATGGAAAATTCCAATCAGGCAATAGTATATGTAAAAACAATGACTGAAGATGAAATTTCGGCATTTCAGGGAAAACTTTTAAAAGTAAACGGAATTCAGACGATAAAATATGTTTCAAAAGAAAGTGCTTTACAGTTACTTGAAAAAGAATTGAAAGTAGATTTGTCGGATGAAGAAAATCCTTTACAGGACAGTTTTTATGTATATATTGATAAAAATTCCAATGTAAATGCCTTAAAAGAAGAGTTGTTAAAAAATCCTGAAGTAACAGAACTGGATATGAGAACTCAGACTATAGAAAGAACAAATCAATTCAGCAAAAATCTGGATAAACTTGTATTGTTCGGCGGTGTAGGTTCTATAATCATAGCTGCAATATTAATAATGAATATTACAAGTTTCGGAGTAAGATTGAGAAGAAGAGAAATAAGAGATTTGGTGGCAACTGGAGTTTCAGGAATGGCTATAAAAATTACTTATTTTCTTGAAGGACTGATTTTAGTTCTGTTTTCTTCAATTATAGGATTCGGAATATTCTGGAAATTACAGAAATTCATAGTTGAAGGAATTAATCTCTTACGTTCGGGAATTATAGGAAATTCTACAGATAAAGAGTTATTGGGAATATATCTTATTTCTTTATTAGTAGGAGTTATAATAACATTTTTCTCTAACTTTATAGGACTTCACGGATATTACAGAGTAAAAGACAAAAAAGTTAAACCTGTTTCAAATAATAAAAATACCGAGAATGAGAAAAAATAAGGAGTAAAAATGAAAAAAAACATACTGAAAATTTCATTATTTATTTGTACAATATTTCTGATTTTTGCGGATCAAATAGAAGAGAACAAAAAAAGGATACAACAGATTGATAGTCAGGTTAACCAGAATAATCAAAAAATCAATAAAAACAAAACTGAAATTTCAAAAGCCAAAAATACGGAAAATATAATTTCAGCTCAAGTAAAAAAACTCGATAAGGATATAGCGAGATTACAAGCCGAGTATAATGAAGCCGAAAGAAAATATACCGAAATATTGAAACAAATAGGAGTAAATAACGAAAACATAAGAAAAAATATATCCGAAATAAATAGAGATACGGAAATAATAAATGTAAATAAAGAAGACCTTTATAAAAAAATAAAAACATGGGATAAAATAAGAAGAAACAGAGATATGGCAGCTATAGTAGGAACTTCCAACTCTGCCGAAAAAGTAAAAATGACTCATGATTTAAAAATACTTCTGAATAAACAGACTGATTATATTCAGGGAGTAGAAGACTCTAAAAAAGGTGTGGAAAGTAAAAAACAGAGAGAAGAAAGTGTAAGAGCGAGAAATCAGGAAGAGGCTTCAAAAGTAAAAGCTGCAAGAGCAGAGCTTGAAAGTAAAAACAGACAGCTTAATGCTGCCAAAAAAGAAAAAAATGTACTTATAGCTCAGCTTAGAGGAAAACAGAAAGTTCTGAATACTGAAAATAAAAAAATTGAAAGCAACAACAGTCAGCTAATTTCCGAAAAAAGAAGACTGAATGCTCAAATACAGGCTATTATTCAAAGGGCAATCAGAGAGAGAGAACTCGCTATGCAAAGAGCAGCCGAGGAGAAAAGAAAGCAGGAAGAAGCTGAAAGAATCAGAAGAGATGCCGAAGCTCAAAGAAAAGCCAATGCTGAAAGACAAAATAACGACTTGGTAGGACAAAAATCGACTCCTTCAAAAAATACAACTACTGCATCAAACAAAACAACTACCAGAACAACAACGACAACAAAAACTCCGGCAGTACAGGTACCTAAAGGAACAGGCAACTTGATGATGCCTATTAACGGATCGATAGTTGTAGGTTACGGTCAGGAAAAAGTTGCAGGACTGAAAAGTAACGGTATTGAAATAAGAGGTTCTGCAGGACAGGCTGTAAAAGCTGCTGACAGCGGTATCGTAATATATGCGGGATCATTAAATAATCTCGGAGGCGTTGTAATAATAGATCATGGAGGACTTGTTACTGTTTACGGAAATCTGGCAGGAGTGTCAGTATCTAAAGGTTCAAAAGTAAACAAAGGACAAACTGTAGGTACTTTAGGAAGAGATCAGACTACCCACCAGCCTAACCTTTATTTTGAAACACGTAGAGGTGTAAATATAGTAAATCCGATGAGTTATTTATAAGGAAAGAAGGGAATAGCATGTACGATACTTTAAAAGAGAGATTTTTAAGATATGTAAAATTTGAAACAAGATCAGATGAAAATAGCGAAACAATACCGTCTACTCCTTCCCAGACCGAGTTTGCAAAAATGCTTAAAAAAGAACTGGAAGAAATAGGGTTGGAAAATATTTTTATAAATGATGCGTGTTTCGTAAACGGAACATTACCCGGTAATATTGATAAAAAAGTACCTGTAATAGGCTTTATAGCTCATATGGATACTGCCGATTTCAATGCGGTAAATGTAAATCCTCAAATTATTGAAAACTATGACGGTAAAGATATTGTTTTGAATAAAGAATTAGGAATAACAATGTCTGTTGAGGAATTTCCCGATTTGAAAAAATATGTTTCTCAAACGGTTATTACTACAGACGGTACTACTTTATTAGGTTCCGATGATAAATCGGGAATTGTGGAAATAATAGAAGCGATGAAATATTTTATTGCTCATCCTGAAATAAAACATGGAACTGTAAAAGTGGCTTTCGGTCCTGATGAAGAAATAGGAAGAGGAGCGGATAATTTCAATGTCGAAGAATTCGGAGCGGATTTTGCCTATACAATGGACGGCGGTCCTGTGGGAGAACTTGAATATGAGAGTTTTAATGCTGCACAGGTTATTTATAAAATAAAAGGAAAAAGTGTACATCCCGGAACAGCAAAGGGAAAAATGAAAAATGCAAGTTTGATTGCTGTAGACTTAGCAACAATGTTTCCGGCAGATGAAGTTCCTGAAAAAACCGAAGGATATGAAGGATTTTATCTTTTGGACGGAATGACTTCCAACTGTGAAGATGCCCGTGTGGAATACATTTTAAGAGATCACGACAGAAAGAAATTTGAACAGAAAAAGGAATTTGCAAAAAATATAGCTGAAAAATTAAATGAGAAATACGGTAAAAATACCGTTGAAGTATTTGTGAAGGACCAGTATTATAATATGGGAGATATTATAAAAGACCATATGTATGTTGTAGACATTGCAAGAGAAGCAATGGAAAACTTGGGAATAAAACCTATTATAAAACCTATAAGAGGAGGAACTGACGGTTCAAAAATATCTTTTATGGGTCTTCCTACACCGAATATATTTGCCGGAGGAGAAAATTTCCACGGAAAATATGAATTTGTAACATTGGAAAGCATGGAAAAAGCTACGGATACTATAATAGAAATAGTAAAATTAAACGCAAAATAATAAAAATAAAATACTTCTGTATTGCGGTTGACTTAAAAAAGAAAACGACAATTAACAGGAGTATTTTTATAATATTTTAAAAGAGGTAACGGAATGATAAACAGGGTTTTAAAAATAACAGTTATGATGTTAGGAATGTCAATGATTTCTTTAGGAGTTACAAAAGAAATCGGAGTAAATCTGGATATAGCCAGACAGTATTATTCTGTTCAGGTAATAAAAAAGTTTATTGATAATATAAGCGGTTCAGGAGGAAATTTTTTGCATCTTCATATATCAGATGACGAAAATTACGGGATTGAAAGTGAAATATTGGGACAGACAATAGCAGAAGCAAAATTTCAGAAGGGAATATATACTAATAAAAAAACAGGAAAAAAGTTTCTGAGTTATGCCCAAATCAAGGAAATAATATCCTATGCAGAAATGAAAAATGTTGAATTAATCCCTGAAATAGACAGTCCGAGCCATATGAAGGCTATTTTTGAATTGCTGAAAATAAAAAAAGGAAATTCTTATGTGAAAAATATAAAGTCAGATACAGAAAATGAAATCAATATGGGAAATCCCCAAAGTATAAATTTTATGAAACAATTAATAGAAGAGGTTACAGAAGTGTTCGGAATGAAGTTACGTCACTTTCACATAGGAGGTGACGAATTTGAATACAGTGAAGTTAAAAATTCTGAATTTGTAAAATATATTAATGATTTGTCAGATTATTTAATATCAAAAAGAATAAAACCGAGATTATGGAATGACGGTATTACCAAAGTTGGTATTGATAAAATCAATAAAGAAATAGAAATTACCTATTGGAGCTATGACGGAGATGCTGAAAATGACGAAGAAAAAGAAAAAAGAAGAAAAACACGAGTGTCTGTCCAGGAATTGTTAAAAAAAGGATTTAAAGTACTAAATTATAATTCATATTATTTATATTATGTTCCGAAAGAAAGCTCAAATTTAAAAAAAGATACTGAATATTCTGTAAATGATATAAATAAAAATTGGGATTTAAGAGTTTGGGATGGAGAAAATGTTGAAAATGCCGTAAAAAATGAAAGAAACATTATAGGAGCAGCTTTATCAATATGGGGAGAGGGCTCTTATAAATTAACAGATTCTGAAATTCAAAAATATTCGGAACCTTTTATAAGAGCATTTATTTTAAAAACTAAAGATTACAAAAAGAATTAATGTTATGACTGTTTTAGACTACTAATGCAGCTGATCGAATCCTAATCCGAATACTTTCGTAGTTTCAGTAACAGTTACAAAAGCCGTAGGATCATTTATCTTCAAGAATTTTCTCAAATTGATGAACTGTCTTCGGTCGAGAATGGTCATTAATACATCTCTTGAAACACCTGAATATCCCCCTTTTCCATTGAATACAGTACATCCTCTGTGGAAGTCTCTTAAAATATATTCTATGATGATTTCTTTATTTTCGGTAATTATAAAAATCTGTTTTCTTGAATTAAATCCGTCTATAAATTTATCAACCATATATCCTGAAATATACACGCTTAAAAGCCCGAAAAGAGCAAGTTCCACTCCGAAAGCAAACATAGCCATAACAGTAACAGTTGCGTCGGCAATAAAGTTTGCCATTCCCAGTCTTATCCCGAAATATTTATTTATAATTTTTCCTATAATTGACGTACCGCCTGTAGATGCTTCATAAGTAAATACAACAGTTGAGCCCAATGCACAGAAAACACTCCCGAATATTGTAGCCAAAGTTAAATTCTGTGTCAGGGAGTAATGAGGGAAAAAATTTTCAAAAATTAAAAGTATAACCGATAAATAAGTTGATGCGTAAATACTTTTGATTCCGAAACTTCCTCCGATAAGTATAAATCCCAATGAAAACAGTATGACATTGCCTATAGCTATAATAATACTGTTGGATATTCCGAAAATATGATTTATAATCAAAGCAAATCCTGTAATTCCACCACTTGCAATTTTATTCGGGAAAAGAAAAAAATGAAGCCCGAAAGCAAGTAAAGTAACTCCGATACTTATAAAAAAATATTCTTTTAAAATTTTAGCAAATTTATTTTTCATAAAAATTATTATCTCCTGTTATTTATTAAATATAGTAACAAGCTATTATAGTGTTTTAAGTGTGTAATGTCAAGGTAAAATTTTTTAATTTGACGGCTGAAATTACGAAAATATTTCTTTGTATTTTTAGAGATATTTGTGCTATAATATTATAATTTATAGTAATATTACGGGAAATATAACCAATGAAACAGGGTTTTAAAGAAGTGTTTATTTAAAAATATAATATAAATAAAATCAATAAGGAGGATAAATCGAAATGAGTCAGAAATCTAAAGTAATAATGGACGGATTAACTTTTGATGATGTTTTGCTTATTCCGCAGGCATCGGAAGTATTACCTCATGAAGTTTCTTTAAAAACAAAAGTTACAAAAAAGCTGGAATTAAACATTCCCGTTATGAGTGCGGCGATGGATACGGTTACGGAATCGCAACTTGCCATTGCTATTGCAAGAGAAGGAGGAATCGGCTTTATTCATAAGAATATGACAATAGAAAGACAAGCCGATGAAGTGGAAAAAGTAAAAAGATATGAAAGCGGAATGATAACAAACCCGATTACTTTAGAGGAACATTCGATATTACAGGAAGCAAATGATTTAATGAAAAGTTATAAAATATCGGGATTGCCGGTTATAGACAAGAAGGGGAATTTGAAAGGGATTATTACTAACAGAGATTTAAAATATAGAGAAGATTTGACAATAAAAGTAGAAGAAGTAATGACAAAAAAAAATCTTATCACTGCACCTGTAGGAACTACACTTGATGAAGCGAAATCTATTTTACTTGAACACAGAATAGAAAAATTACCGATTGTTCAGGGAAAAAAGCTCAAAGGTCTGATAACAATAAAAGATATCGACAATAAAATTAATTATCCCAATGCGTGTAAAGATGCTCACGGAAGGTTGAGAGTAGGAGCTGCTGTCGGGATAGGAAATGATACTTTGAAAAGAGTGGAGGCTCTTGTAGAAGCCGGAGTAGATATAATCACTGTAGATTCGGCACATGGACATTCCAAAGGGGTTATTAAAAAGATAAAAGAAATAAGAAAAGCATTTCCCGATTTGAATTTGATCGGGGGAAATATTGTAACTAAAGAAGCGGCTCTTGATCTTATAAAAGCCGGAGTAAATGCTGTAAAAGTGGGAGTAGGACCGGGATCTATATGTACTACAAGAGTAGTTTCAGGAGTAGGAGTACCTCAAATTACTGCAATTCTTGAAATAGCAGAAGTTTGTGAGAAAAAATCGATAGGACTTATAGCCGACGGAGGAATAAAATTATCGGGAGATATAGTAAAAGCCATAGCTGCAGGAGCAGACTGTGTAATGTTGGGAGGACTTCTTGCAGGAACAAACGAAGCACCGGGAGAAGAAATCATATACAACGGAAGAAAATTCAAAACGTATGCGGGAATGGGCTCGCTGGCTGCAATGAAAAGAGGAAGCAGCGACAGATATTTTCAGTTGGAATCTGCAACGGAAAAACTGGTTCCCGAAGGAATCGAGTCGATGGTGCCTTTTAAAGGAGCATTGAAAGATACGATTTATCAGTTGTGCGGAGGACTCAGATCGGGAATGGGATATTGCGGTACACCGACAATAGAAAAATTGAAATCTGACGGGAAATTTGTGAAAATAACAAATGCAGGACTTAAAGAAAGTCATCCTCATGATGTTATAATTACAAAAGAAGCTCCTAATTACAATGCTTCAAATTAATTTTAAGAGAGGAATAACGGAAAAAATGAAAAGTTTAAGAAAAACAGTATTTTTAGCGATATTAGTATTAAGTATAGGAAGTCTTTCTTTTTCTTTTGAAGACTACTATAAGAAAGTTTATATTGTGAAAATTTCAAAAAAAGAAATATATAAAGCTGTAAATGCAAATCAGAATCAGCAGAAAAAATTGTCGAAAATTTTTGATGAATATCAGAAAAAAGCCGAGAAGATTGAAAAACAGTTGAAATCTTTTGAAGATAAAAAAAGTCAGATTGGTAAAATAGAAAAAGACAGATATTTTAAAATAGCTGAAGTTTTGTCTTTTGAGCAATTAAAAGAGTTTAATAAATATACCAATCAGAAAAAACTTGAATTTGAAGAAAAAAATGACAAAATCAAAAGTTTAATGGACGATCTTAACCTTGAAAATGAACAGAAAGCTGAAATATTAAAGTTGGACAGGGATTTTAAAAGAACCGTCGGAAGATTGAAAGAAGAGCGTTTATCTGAAGAAAATTTTGCTTCTGAATATGAAAGTCTGAAAAAAGTAAGAAATGAAAAAATAAGAGCATTGTTAAATGAAGAACAGATAAAAGTCGTTGACAGTTATAAATTTTAATAAAAAGGAGCCACGATTATGAGTAAATTTATAGTAAATGAGTCTTTTTGGAATATTTTTCCTGAAGCTAATATAGGAGTGTTATTACTTGAAAATATTGATAATTCAAAAGAATCTTCTGAAAATATTGTAAAACTTTTGGAGGAAAGTAACAAAGAAGCAAAAAAGCACCTTACAGAAGATCAGCTGAGCAAAAATCCTGTTATTGCCATATGGAGAGAAGCTTATCAAAAATTTAAAACAAAAAAAGGTGTTCGTTGCAGTATAGAGGCATTGTTAAAAAGAGTGGAAAAAGGATCGGGAGTTTCAACAATTAATCCTCTGGTGGATATTTATAATGTTGCTTCTTTGAAATACGGACTTCCTGTGGGTGCCGAAGATATAGAAACTTTTGAAGGAGATCTTGTTCTTGGAGTAACCGAAGGAAATGACGAGTTTTATGCTTTGGGAGATGAGGAAAATTCGCCGACTCTTGAAGGAGAAATTTGCTATAAAGATGATAAAGGTGCAGTTTGCCGTTGTTTTAACTGGAGAGACGGTCAAAGAACCATGATTACAGAAAAAACCCGAAAAGCTTTTGTAGTAATAGAATATGTAAACGGAGAGAAAAACGAAGATATTGAGAAGGCACTCGAAATGATAGCGGAGTATACTGAAAAAGAGTTGGGAGCCAAAAAAGTTTCCTTGAAAATATTGAATAAAAATGAAGACAGAATAAATTTAATTTAATAAAATTGATTTCAGACAGGAGCATGAATAATGTTCCTGTTTTTTTAGAAATACTAATTTTATTGGAAGCAAAAATATTTATAATTTGAAGAAAATTAAGTGATATTTTTCCTAATTTATAATTTCTGCATGTGAAATAAAAAATTTTATTTTCAGTATTGAAAGTTAGAAAAAACAAGGGTATAATATATTAAATAAATCAATATGAATGGAGGAAAAGCAAAATGGCAAAAATGAAAGCTGCAAGATGGTACAAACAGAGAGATGTACGTGTTGAAGAAATTGAAATA belongs to Pseudoleptotrichia goodfellowii and includes:
- a CDS encoding murein hydrolase activator EnvC family protein, whose amino-acid sequence is MKKNILKISLFICTIFLIFADQIEENKKRIQQIDSQVNQNNQKINKNKTEISKAKNTENIISAQVKKLDKDIARLQAEYNEAERKYTEILKQIGVNNENIRKNISEINRDTEIINVNKEDLYKKIKTWDKIRRNRDMAAIVGTSNSAEKVKMTHDLKILLNKQTDYIQGVEDSKKGVESKKQREESVRARNQEEASKVKAARAELESKNRQLNAAKKEKNVLIAQLRGKQKVLNTENKKIESNNSQLISEKRRLNAQIQAIIQRAIRERELAMQRAAEEKRKQEEAERIRRDAEAQRKANAERQNNDLVGQKSTPSKNTTTASNKTTTRTTTTTKTPAVQVPKGTGNLMMPINGSIVVGYGQEKVAGLKSNGIEIRGSAGQAVKAADSGIVIYAGSLNNLGGVVIIDHGGLVTVYGNLAGVSVSKGSKVNKGQTVGTLGRDQTTHQPNLYFETRRGVNIVNPMSYL
- a CDS encoding MFS transporter; translated protein: MSKLTKKTYLIYGMGVSYFILDQLYNQWLSYYYLPPGTEHSLKPLLKPSYLVLAYLFARLIDAISDPLVGYWSDNSKSKFGRRSFFMMIGGLPLGILMVMYFFPPKDSQIHTLFYLSIIGGLFFTAYTLVGGPYNALIPDLARTKEERLNLSTVQSTFRLIFTGIALVLPGYMISMLGKGNTEWGIRKTVIILTVFAIIGIYICVFFLKEKELVKDNEKHESIGFKSSLKYLMRKEILLYFAGFFFFFSGFNILRGVLTYYLTIIMELPIKQMTVISAILFGMAGICFPITNMLGKKFSYKKILVLDIMLLIAGTVGLLFVNSSISWLAYIMLVICGTGLSGSAFIFPQAMLSEISAKISETEKVSLEGFMFGIQGLFLKLAFLVQQSVVSLVIIAGSIPDAQGRKSATGLGVRSTLVVALVLFGISLVFYKLKKED
- a CDS encoding cell division protein FtsX gives rise to the protein MFSPIQETFRNISKEKGLFFSSLISLITIFVLLDTFIFGVFNLNDFKAKMENSNQAIVYVKTMTEDEISAFQGKLLKVNGIQTIKYVSKESALQLLEKELKVDLSDEENPLQDSFYVYIDKNSNVNALKEELLKNPEVTELDMRTQTIERTNQFSKNLDKLVLFGGVGSIIIAAILIMNITSFGVRLRRREIRDLVATGVSGMAIKITYFLEGLILVLFSSIIGFGIFWKLQKFIVEGINLLRSGIIGNSTDKELLGIYLISLLVGVIITFFSNFIGLHGYYRVKDKKVKPVSNNKNTENEKK
- a CDS encoding transketolase family protein; translated protein: MEKKSTRQAYGEALVKLGKENKDVVVLEADLSKSTMTVFFKKEFPERHINVGIAEADLMGTAAGIATTGKIPFASTFAHFAAGRAFDQIRNSIVYPKLNVKICPTHAGISLGEDGGSHQSIEDMALMRSLPGMVVLSPADAVETEKAVMAAAKYEGPVYIRLGRLNIPVLFDDSYNFEIGKAVTLSEGNDVAIIATGLMVYEAVEAAKLLEKEGIKARVINMSTIKPLDKDTVLKAAKECKFIVTSEEHSVVGGLGSAVSEYLSEVHPTKVIKHGIYDVFGQSADGETMLNNYKLRAKDIAEVVLNNK
- a CDS encoding transketolase gives rise to the protein MEIKELKEKAKEIRKDIVEMIYRAKSGHPGGSLSIADIMAVLYWSEMRVDPQNPKDEKRDRFVLSKGHAAPALYATLIEKGYVSKDLIPTLRRWGSPLQGHPDMKKLSGVEMSTGSLGQGLSVANGMALSSKIYNNDYRVYTILGDGELQEGQIWEAAMTAAHYKLDNLVAIVDYNNLQIDGKVSDVMDVYPVADKFKAFNWNVIEIDGHNYEEIIKAFEKAREVKGQPTVIVAKTVKGKGVSFMENNAGFHGAAPNDEEYKKAMEELQ
- a CDS encoding alpha/beta hydrolase; amino-acid sequence: MGILIIFNILFMIFFFVIAYISIRYFLNQIEKYPRITLDEVYNNKKLRQKYNVEEKVNPMDYGFAYKEVAYKSGKVQLYGWLIDNKKNDKIVVISHGRGVNRLAVLQYLQIFKETGLENEYSFFIPDLRNSGKSDEAKTKMGYCFGQDIFHTMEMLHEKYGKNSFILYGFSQGGMGSAIAAKLYSNELRKKGIKVEKLILDSSISNVRKRVKQDAAKRKVPKFIVSVVTRVFNLRVGNKLDKLRFSYLLRRIPTLIIQTKSDKATTYGMLMEEYNDIAQYKNIYLKVFERGSHTRIYPDYKEEYTDTVGRFLKGELSENGNVVKNDENPENNKEIKSPNEEKETGYYENFSDFDYDEEN